From Demequina capsici, one genomic window encodes:
- the trpA gene encoding tryptophan synthase subunit alpha: protein MTALGDRLDQIKAEGRSALIGYLPVGYPSVEVSVRAMQAMVEAGVDVVEVGLPYSDPVMDGATIQHAAEAALERGVRVADVFAAVRGVVEAGAPAVVMSYWNPILQYGPERFADDLLAAGGSGVILPDITPDSGAGWAEVAAGRELDTVHLVALTTTPERMHLTCKASSGFVYAAALMGVTGERSVIGGGAEELVERAREAGAPRVCVGLGVTTGQHAAQVARYADGVIVGSALVRCLVESPDDVEAGLDALRAKTQELAAGVRGLV, encoded by the coding sequence GTGACCGCGCTCGGAGACCGCCTCGATCAGATCAAGGCGGAGGGCCGCTCGGCGCTGATCGGCTACCTTCCCGTCGGCTATCCCTCGGTCGAGGTGTCCGTGCGTGCCATGCAGGCGATGGTCGAGGCAGGCGTGGATGTCGTCGAGGTCGGGCTCCCGTACTCCGATCCGGTGATGGACGGGGCGACGATCCAGCACGCCGCCGAGGCGGCGCTCGAACGCGGAGTGCGCGTCGCAGATGTGTTCGCTGCGGTCCGCGGCGTGGTCGAGGCAGGTGCGCCCGCTGTCGTGATGTCGTACTGGAACCCGATCCTCCAGTACGGGCCAGAGAGGTTCGCGGACGATCTGCTGGCCGCAGGCGGTTCCGGAGTGATCCTGCCGGACATCACCCCTGACTCCGGTGCAGGCTGGGCCGAGGTCGCCGCGGGCCGCGAGCTCGACACCGTCCACCTCGTCGCACTGACCACGACGCCGGAGCGCATGCATCTCACCTGCAAGGCGTCGTCGGGCTTCGTCTACGCGGCGGCTCTGATGGGTGTCACGGGCGAACGGTCGGTGATCGGCGGAGGGGCCGAGGAGCTCGTCGAACGTGCCCGGGAGGCGGGAGCCCCTCGCGTGTGCGTCGGCCTCGGCGTGACCACGGGACAGCACGCCGCCCAGGTGGCGCGATATGCAGACGGCGTCATCGTCGGCTCCGCCCTGGTGCGGTGCCTCGTGGAGAGCCCGGACGACGTCGAGGCTGGTCTCGACGCGCTGCGCGCCAAGACTCAGGAGCTCGCAGCCGGCGTGAGAGGACTCGTGTGA
- the gltB gene encoding glutamate synthase large subunit, producing MDSLLSAPQPAVGLYNPAYEHDACGVAFVATLRGTPGRDIVEAGLTALKNLEHRGAVGAETETGDGAGILTQIPDAFLREVTDFPLPPVGEYGVGIAFLTPGVEDAEIAAFTEAAQEEGVAILGWRDVPVDLGPLGPSARAAAPVFRQAFLSCDGLSGIELDRRLYRVRRRAGHRGGPFFASLSARTLTYKGMLTTYQLEKVFPDLLHPAFASELALVHSRFSTNTFPSWPLAQPLRMIAHNGEINTVQGNRNWMAAKEGMLRSELLGDLSDIAPICTTGASDTASFDEVLELLHLAGRSLPHAVLMMIPEAWQNNPHMDPARRAFYEYHSTLMEPWDGPAALHFTDGTLIGATLDRNGLRPGRFWLTDDGLVVCGSEAGLLDIDPAKVVRKGRLQPGRMLLVDTAGGRIVEDEEIKAQLASEHPYAEWIERYAIRLSEVPDREHISHSSRSVQRRQRAFGYTEEELKILLTPMAATGVEPIGAMGSDTPIAVLSKRPRLLFDYFVQMFAQVTNPPLDSIREEIVTSIGGAIGPEPNLLEALPEHARKVMLEFPVIDNDELAKIAHIDADPRLRGLFSARKIRGLYRVADGGEGLEKRLKAIFEEVDQALADGVSFLILSDRDANKDLAPIPSLLLTAAVHHHLVRHHTRTQMSMVVEAGDVREVHHVALLIGYGAGAVNPYLAMETVEDLAKRGYLGDVSPEKAVKNLIKALGKGVLKIMSKMGISTIASYRGAQVFEAIGLARELVDRHFVGTPSQIDGVGLGVIAQEVAQRHADAYPESGELPPHQRLNTGGEYQWRRDGEEHLFDPETVFKLQHSTRTRRYDLFREYTDRVDDQARRLMTLRGMLEFASERPAVPLDEVESVEDIVKRFSTGAMSYGSISQEAHETLAIAMNRLGAKSNTGEGGESPERLLDPERRSAIKQVASGRFGVTSEYLVNADDIQIKLAQGAKPGEGGQLPGTKVYPWVAETRHSTPGVGLISPPPHHDIYSIEDLKQLIHDLKNANPTARIHTKLVSEVGVGTIAAGVAKCKSDVVLISGHDGGTGASPLNSLKHAGAPWEIGLADTQQTLVLNDLRDRIVVQVDGQLKTGRDVVIAALLGAEEFGFATAPLVVSGCVMMRVCHLDTCPVGVATQNPELRARFSGKPEFVETFFEFIAEQVREHLAALGFRTLAEAVGHVEALETRSAIAHWKARGLDLSPVLARPAAGAALLNSTTQDHGLAEALDQELIAASAAALDRGEPVRIERAIRNVNRTVGTMLGYEVTRSHGGEGLPDDTIDITFTGSAGQSFGAFVPRGVTLRLVGDANDYVAKGLSGGRVIVRPAREAMLDDSRDVIAGNVIGYGGTSGEILLRGVVGERFLVRNSGLTAVVEGVGDHALEYMTGGTAVILGRTGRNLGAGMSGGTAYVLDLRPERVNKDALAAGDLTLAPLDPEDEVIVRTLVERHVDGTDSPFGKELLSSWSDSAARFTRVLPAQYARVREALAEIEAKGADLTAPGAWAEFLEVTGG from the coding sequence ATGGACTCGCTTCTCAGCGCACCTCAGCCCGCGGTCGGGCTCTACAACCCGGCATACGAGCACGACGCCTGCGGCGTGGCGTTCGTGGCGACCCTGCGCGGCACGCCCGGCCGCGACATCGTCGAAGCCGGGCTGACGGCGCTGAAGAACCTGGAGCACCGCGGCGCCGTGGGCGCCGAGACGGAGACGGGTGACGGCGCGGGAATCCTCACGCAGATCCCCGACGCCTTCCTTCGCGAGGTCACCGACTTCCCGTTGCCGCCTGTCGGCGAGTACGGAGTGGGGATCGCGTTCCTCACGCCCGGCGTGGAGGACGCCGAGATCGCGGCGTTCACCGAGGCCGCGCAGGAGGAGGGGGTCGCGATCCTCGGGTGGCGCGACGTCCCCGTGGACCTCGGCCCGCTCGGTCCTTCCGCACGCGCCGCTGCGCCCGTGTTCCGTCAGGCCTTCCTCTCGTGCGACGGCCTTTCCGGCATCGAGCTCGACCGGCGCCTCTACCGCGTCCGCCGGCGTGCGGGACACCGCGGAGGACCGTTCTTCGCGTCGCTGTCCGCGCGCACCTTGACCTACAAGGGGATGCTGACCACTTATCAGCTCGAGAAGGTCTTCCCCGACCTGCTGCACCCCGCCTTCGCGTCGGAGCTCGCGCTGGTGCATTCGCGCTTCTCGACCAACACGTTCCCGTCGTGGCCGCTCGCGCAGCCGCTGCGGATGATCGCGCACAACGGCGAGATCAACACGGTCCAGGGCAACCGCAACTGGATGGCCGCCAAGGAGGGCATGCTGCGCTCCGAGCTGCTCGGAGACCTGTCGGACATCGCTCCGATCTGCACCACCGGGGCGTCGGACACGGCCTCGTTCGACGAGGTCCTCGAGCTCCTCCACCTCGCTGGTCGCTCGTTGCCGCACGCGGTGCTGATGATGATCCCTGAGGCGTGGCAGAACAACCCGCACATGGACCCTGCGCGGCGCGCGTTCTACGAGTACCACTCGACGCTGATGGAGCCGTGGGACGGTCCTGCTGCCCTCCACTTCACCGATGGCACCCTCATCGGCGCGACCCTCGACCGCAACGGGCTTCGCCCCGGGCGGTTCTGGCTGACGGACGACGGTCTCGTGGTCTGCGGCTCCGAGGCCGGCCTGCTCGACATCGACCCCGCGAAGGTCGTGCGCAAGGGTCGTCTCCAGCCTGGTCGCATGCTGCTCGTCGACACGGCGGGCGGTCGGATCGTCGAGGACGAGGAGATCAAGGCGCAGCTCGCGTCCGAGCATCCCTACGCGGAGTGGATCGAGAGGTACGCGATCCGGCTGTCCGAAGTCCCTGACCGCGAGCACATCTCGCACTCGTCGAGGTCGGTGCAGCGCAGGCAGCGCGCCTTCGGCTACACGGAGGAGGAGCTCAAGATCCTGCTCACGCCGATGGCCGCGACCGGCGTCGAGCCGATCGGCGCGATGGGCTCGGACACGCCGATCGCGGTGCTGTCGAAGAGGCCACGCCTGCTCTTCGACTACTTCGTGCAGATGTTCGCGCAGGTGACCAACCCTCCGCTGGACTCGATCCGTGAGGAGATCGTGACGTCGATCGGCGGAGCGATAGGCCCAGAGCCCAACCTGCTCGAGGCGCTTCCTGAGCATGCGCGCAAGGTGATGCTCGAGTTCCCGGTGATCGACAACGACGAGCTCGCGAAGATCGCGCACATCGATGCCGACCCGCGCCTGCGCGGGCTCTTCTCCGCGCGCAAGATCCGTGGCCTCTACCGGGTCGCGGACGGGGGAGAGGGACTCGAGAAGCGCCTGAAGGCGATCTTCGAGGAGGTGGACCAGGCGCTCGCGGACGGCGTGTCGTTCCTCATCCTGTCGGACCGCGACGCGAACAAGGACCTGGCTCCGATCCCATCGCTGCTCCTCACCGCTGCCGTGCACCACCATCTGGTGCGCCATCACACGCGCACGCAGATGTCGATGGTCGTCGAGGCGGGCGATGTCCGAGAGGTGCACCACGTCGCGCTGCTGATCGGCTACGGCGCGGGCGCGGTGAACCCGTACCTGGCGATGGAGACTGTCGAAGACCTCGCGAAGCGCGGTTACCTCGGCGATGTCAGCCCTGAGAAGGCGGTCAAGAACCTCATCAAGGCGCTCGGCAAGGGCGTGCTCAAGATCATGTCGAAGATGGGCATCTCGACCATCGCGTCGTACCGCGGTGCGCAGGTGTTCGAGGCGATCGGCCTGGCACGGGAGCTCGTCGACCGTCACTTCGTCGGCACTCCCAGCCAGATCGACGGGGTGGGCCTCGGCGTCATCGCGCAGGAGGTCGCCCAGCGGCACGCCGACGCGTATCCGGAGTCGGGCGAGCTGCCTCCTCATCAGCGGCTGAACACCGGTGGCGAGTATCAGTGGCGGCGTGACGGCGAGGAACACCTCTTCGATCCCGAGACGGTGTTCAAGCTTCAGCACTCGACGCGCACGCGTCGCTACGACCTGTTCCGCGAGTACACCGACCGGGTCGACGACCAGGCGAGGCGGCTGATGACGCTGCGCGGCATGCTCGAGTTCGCGTCGGAGCGGCCCGCGGTGCCGCTCGATGAGGTCGAGTCCGTCGAGGACATCGTCAAGCGCTTCAGCACCGGTGCCATGTCGTACGGCTCGATCTCCCAAGAGGCGCACGAGACCCTGGCCATCGCTATGAACAGGCTCGGCGCGAAGTCCAACACCGGTGAGGGTGGCGAGTCACCTGAGCGGCTCCTCGACCCCGAGCGCCGGAGCGCGATCAAGCAGGTCGCCTCAGGGCGGTTCGGCGTCACCAGCGAGTACCTCGTGAACGCGGACGACATCCAGATCAAGCTCGCTCAGGGCGCGAAGCCAGGCGAGGGCGGTCAGCTGCCCGGCACCAAGGTGTACCCGTGGGTCGCGGAGACCAGGCACTCGACGCCGGGCGTGGGCCTGATCTCGCCTCCGCCGCACCACGACATCTACTCGATCGAGGATCTCAAGCAGCTGATCCACGACCTCAAGAACGCGAACCCGACCGCGCGCATCCACACCAAGCTCGTGTCCGAGGTCGGTGTGGGCACCATCGCGGCGGGTGTCGCCAAGTGCAAGTCCGACGTGGTCCTCATCTCGGGTCATGACGGAGGCACAGGTGCGAGCCCGCTGAACTCTCTCAAGCACGCGGGAGCGCCGTGGGAGATCGGGCTCGCGGACACTCAGCAGACGCTCGTGCTGAACGACCTGCGGGACCGCATCGTCGTGCAGGTGGACGGACAGCTGAAGACCGGTCGCGACGTCGTGATCGCGGCGCTGCTCGGCGCGGAGGAGTTCGGCTTCGCGACCGCGCCGCTGGTGGTGTCCGGCTGCGTGATGATGCGCGTGTGCCACCTCGACACGTGCCCGGTCGGAGTCGCGACGCAGAACCCCGAGCTGCGCGCGCGCTTCAGCGGCAAGCCCGAGTTCGTGGAGACGTTCTTCGAGTTCATCGCAGAGCAGGTGCGGGAGCACCTCGCCGCACTCGGATTCCGCACGCTGGCGGAGGCCGTCGGTCACGTCGAGGCGCTTGAGACGCGCTCCGCGATCGCGCACTGGAAGGCCCGGGGCCTCGACCTGTCGCCGGTCCTCGCCCGCCCCGCGGCGGGTGCGGCCCTGCTCAACTCGACGACGCAGGATCACGGTCTGGCCGAGGCGCTCGACCAGGAGCTGATCGCGGCTTCGGCCGCGGCGCTGGACCGGGGCGAGCCCGTCCGGATCGAGCGTGCGATCCGCAACGTCAACCGGACCGTCGGCACCATGCTCGGATACGAGGTGACCCGCAGCCACGGCGGCGAGGGTCTCCCGGACGACACGATCGACATCACGTTCACGGGCTCCGCTGGTCAGTCGTTCGGCGCCTTCGTGCCGCGTGGCGTCACCCTCCGCCTTGTCGGCGACGCGAACGACTACGTCGCCAAGGGCCTGTCGGGCGGGCGCGTGATCGTGCGCCCCGCCCGCGAGGCCATGCTCGACGACTCGCGCGACGTGATCGCCGGCAACGTGATCGGGTACGGCGGGACCTCCGGTGAGATCCTTCTGCGCGGCGTCGTGGGCGAACGGTTCCTGGTGCGCAACTCCGGGCTCACGGCCGTCGTGGAGGGCGTCGGCGACCATGCGCTCGAGTACATGACCGGCGGCACGGCGGTCATCCTCGGACGCACGGGCCGCAACCTGGGAGCCGGCATGTCGGGGGGCACCGCATACGTGCTCGATCTGCGTCCCGAGCGCGTCAACAAGGACGCGCTCGCAGCGGGCGACCTGACGCTGGCACCGCTCGATCCCGAGGACGAGGTCATCGTCCGTACGCTCGTCGAGCGACACGTCGATGGCACGGATTCGCCGTTCGGCAAGGAGCTCCTGTCCTCGTGGAGCGATTCCGCGGCGCGATTCACCCGTGTGCTTCCCGCGCAGTACGCCAGAGTGCGTGAGGCGCTCGCAGAGATCGAGGCGAAGGGCGCGGACCTCACCGCGCCGGGAGCCTGGGCCGAGTTCCTGGAGGTGACCGGTGGCTGA
- the trpB gene encoding tryptophan synthase subunit beta, with protein sequence MTGSLQAAPGPFFGEFGGRFLPEALMAALDELTDAYDKARVDPSFTAELDRLARDYTGRPSIVTEIPRFAAHAGGVRMFLKREDLNHTGSHKINNVLGQALLTKRLGKRRVIAETGAGQHGVATATAAALMDLECVIYMGEEDTERQALNVARMRLLGAEVIPVATGSRTLRDAINETFRDWVANVATTNYIFGTAAGPHPFPAMVRDFQRVIGVEAREQMLALGGLPDAVLACVGGGSNAIGSFDAFLDDEGVRLIGCEAAGDGVETGRHASTITGGRPGVLHGSRSYILQDEDGQTLPSHSISAGLDYPGVGPQHAWLADMGRAEYWPITDAEAMDAFRLLCRTEGIMPAIESSHALAGAIKLGRSLGPGATLLVTLSGRGDKDVEQAARWFAMMPGEDA encoded by the coding sequence GTGACGGGATCGCTGCAGGCGGCGCCCGGGCCGTTCTTCGGCGAGTTCGGCGGACGCTTCCTCCCTGAGGCGCTGATGGCCGCGCTCGACGAGCTCACCGACGCCTACGACAAGGCGCGCGTGGACCCGTCGTTCACCGCAGAGCTCGACCGCCTCGCCAGGGACTACACCGGCAGGCCGTCGATCGTCACGGAGATACCTCGGTTCGCGGCGCACGCGGGCGGCGTCCGCATGTTCCTCAAGCGCGAGGACCTCAACCACACGGGCTCGCACAAGATCAACAACGTGCTGGGGCAGGCGCTGCTGACGAAGCGGCTCGGCAAGCGCCGTGTCATCGCCGAGACCGGTGCGGGTCAGCATGGCGTCGCGACCGCGACCGCCGCGGCGCTCATGGACCTCGAGTGCGTGATCTACATGGGCGAGGAGGACACCGAGCGCCAGGCCCTGAACGTCGCGCGCATGCGTCTGCTCGGTGCCGAGGTGATCCCTGTCGCCACGGGTTCCCGCACGCTTCGCGACGCGATCAACGAGACCTTCCGCGACTGGGTGGCGAATGTCGCCACCACGAACTACATCTTCGGCACCGCCGCAGGCCCGCACCCCTTCCCGGCCATGGTGCGCGACTTCCAGCGCGTCATCGGAGTCGAGGCTCGCGAGCAGATGCTCGCGCTCGGCGGCCTGCCCGACGCGGTGCTCGCCTGCGTCGGCGGCGGCTCCAACGCGATCGGATCGTTCGACGCCTTCCTCGACGACGAGGGCGTACGGCTCATCGGCTGCGAGGCGGCAGGCGACGGCGTCGAGACCGGCCGTCATGCCTCCACGATCACTGGAGGACGCCCTGGCGTGCTCCATGGCTCACGTTCATACATCCTGCAGGACGAGGACGGACAGACACTGCCGTCGCACTCGATCTCTGCCGGCCTGGACTACCCGGGCGTCGGGCCCCAGCACGCGTGGCTCGCCGATATGGGACGTGCCGAGTACTGGCCGATCACCGACGCGGAGGCCATGGACGCCTTCCGCCTGCTGTGTCGGACCGAGGGCATCATGCCGGCCATCGAGTCGTCGCATGCCCTCGCGGGCGCGATCAAGCTGGGGCGGTCTCTAGGGCCCGGCGCGACCCTGCTCGTCACGCTGTCAGGCCGTGGGGACAAGGACGTGGAGCAGGCGGCTCGCTGGTTCGCGATGATGCCGGGGGAGGACGCGTGA
- a CDS encoding methylglyoxal synthase: MNRVKRHIALVAHDNKKVELLQWASFNKVRLAPHHLYATGTTGTMLEYELGLPVQRFLSGPVGGDQQIGGRIAEGLIDMLIFFWDPLEPQPHDPDVKALLRLGALWNIPMASNVATADFIISSELFESDYDRAIPDLGPRNWEDMRPQEDAPDA; the protein is encoded by the coding sequence ATGAACCGCGTCAAGAGGCATATCGCGCTGGTCGCGCACGACAACAAGAAGGTGGAGCTTCTCCAGTGGGCGAGCTTCAACAAGGTCCGCCTCGCACCGCACCACCTCTACGCCACCGGCACCACCGGCACCATGCTCGAGTACGAGCTCGGGCTCCCGGTGCAGCGCTTCCTGTCGGGCCCGGTCGGCGGCGACCAGCAGATCGGCGGACGGATCGCCGAAGGCCTCATCGACATGCTGATCTTCTTCTGGGATCCGCTGGAGCCGCAGCCCCACGACCCTGATGTGAAGGCTCTGCTCCGCCTGGGCGCACTCTGGAACATCCCCATGGCGTCGAACGTCGCGACAGCCGACTTCATCATCTCCTCCGAGCTCTTCGAGTCCGACTACGACCGCGCGATCCCGGACCTCGGCCCGCGGAACTGGGAGGACATGCGCCCCCAGGAGGACGCGCCGGACGCGTGA
- the pyk gene encoding pyruvate kinase, producing the protein MRNAKIVCTIGPATAPLDRMRELVNAGMDVARINRSHGSAEEHEQVYRNVRQAAEESGRNVAVLVDLQGPKIRLEKFADGPHDLAVGDVFTITTRDVVGTKDICGTTFKGLPGDCHIGDTLLIDDGKVRLEVTEVTDTDVVTKVVVPGPVSNNKGINLPGVAVSVPALSDKDESDLRWGLKLGADYIALSFVRSAKDYEDVARIMAEEGRSVPVIAKVEKPQAVDNLEEIVDAFDGVMVARGDLGVELPLEEVPLVQKRAIELCRAKAKPVIVATQVLESMTHAPVPTRAETSDCANAILDGTDAVMLSGETSVGDFPIVTVETMARIVSNTELKGRSRIAPFPTVPKSRGGAITHAAAEIAENLDIKYICVFTQSGDSARRMSRLRPETPMLAFTPDDNTLRRLALSWGITAELVEAPESTDAMVKVVDSYLKDNGLASDGEFVIVVSGAPVGTPGTTNSILVHKVGQIRH; encoded by the coding sequence ATGCGAAACGCGAAGATTGTCTGCACGATCGGACCGGCCACCGCGCCGCTCGACAGGATGCGCGAGCTGGTGAACGCCGGCATGGACGTGGCGCGGATCAACCGCAGCCACGGAAGCGCCGAGGAGCACGAGCAGGTCTACCGGAACGTTCGTCAGGCTGCCGAGGAGTCGGGCCGCAACGTGGCCGTCCTCGTGGACCTCCAGGGTCCCAAGATCCGTCTTGAGAAGTTCGCCGACGGCCCCCACGACCTCGCCGTGGGCGACGTCTTCACCATCACGACCCGCGACGTCGTCGGCACCAAGGACATCTGCGGCACCACCTTCAAGGGCCTTCCGGGCGACTGCCACATCGGCGACACACTGCTGATCGACGACGGCAAGGTGCGTCTTGAGGTCACCGAGGTGACCGACACCGACGTCGTCACGAAGGTCGTCGTGCCTGGCCCCGTGTCCAACAACAAGGGCATCAACCTTCCGGGCGTCGCCGTGTCCGTGCCCGCGCTGTCCGACAAGGACGAGTCGGACCTGCGCTGGGGACTCAAGCTCGGCGCCGACTACATCGCGCTGTCGTTCGTGCGGTCCGCCAAGGACTACGAGGACGTCGCCCGCATCATGGCTGAGGAGGGACGTTCGGTCCCCGTCATCGCCAAGGTGGAGAAGCCTCAGGCGGTCGACAACCTCGAGGAGATCGTCGACGCGTTCGACGGCGTCATGGTCGCCCGTGGTGACCTCGGCGTGGAGCTTCCCCTGGAGGAGGTGCCGCTCGTTCAGAAGCGCGCCATCGAGCTCTGCCGCGCCAAGGCGAAGCCCGTCATCGTCGCCACGCAGGTCCTCGAGTCGATGACCCACGCGCCGGTTCCGACCCGTGCGGAGACCTCCGACTGCGCCAACGCGATTCTCGACGGCACGGACGCGGTCATGCTGTCCGGCGAGACCTCGGTCGGCGACTTCCCGATCGTCACCGTCGAGACGATGGCGCGCATCGTGTCGAACACGGAGCTCAAGGGGCGCAGCCGGATCGCGCCGTTCCCGACCGTTCCGAAGTCGCGCGGTGGAGCGATCACCCACGCGGCTGCCGAGATCGCCGAGAACCTCGACATCAAGTACATCTGCGTCTTCACGCAGTCCGGTGACTCCGCCCGACGGATGTCGCGCCTGCGTCCCGAGACCCCGATGCTGGCGTTCACGCCCGATGACAACACGCTCCGTCGTCTCGCGCTGTCGTGGGGCATCACCGCAGAGCTCGTGGAGGCGCCGGAGTCGACCGATGCGATGGTCAAGGTGGTCGACTCGTACCTCAAGGACAACGGCCTCGCGTCGGATGGCGAGTTCGTGATCGTCGTGTCGGGTGCGCCGGTCGGCACGCCTGGAACGACGAACTCGATCCTCGTGCACAAGGTCGGTCAGATCCGCCACTGA
- the lgt gene encoding prolipoprotein diacylglyceryl transferase, whose product MYAICILVGIFVALWLTGRRWKARGGEPDIVESIAFWAIPFGIVGGRLYHVISTPGPYFGEGGHPWNAFKIWEGGLGIWGAVALGAVGAWIGARRAGVSFTAFADAVAPGILLAQAIGRLGNYFNQELFGGPTDLPWGLQIDEAFRPVGYEAFATFHPTFLYEMLWNLAGVGVILWADRRFKLWGGRVFWLYVAVYTSGRLWIETVRIDTAVHILGLRVNVWVAALVLAMSIVMFLVMGARQRRLAEVPAWSTLAASPLRSGDRADSASSAPEDGGDDADPGAGTLEGESDVVGNPDDAPSAQ is encoded by the coding sequence ATGTATGCCATCTGCATCCTGGTCGGCATCTTCGTCGCGCTGTGGCTGACGGGCCGGCGCTGGAAGGCGCGCGGCGGCGAGCCTGACATCGTGGAGTCCATCGCGTTCTGGGCGATCCCGTTCGGAATCGTCGGCGGACGTCTCTACCACGTGATCTCGACCCCTGGCCCGTACTTCGGCGAGGGCGGCCACCCGTGGAACGCCTTCAAGATCTGGGAGGGCGGACTCGGCATCTGGGGGGCTGTTGCGCTGGGCGCCGTCGGCGCCTGGATCGGTGCGAGGCGTGCAGGCGTGTCCTTCACCGCGTTCGCCGATGCCGTCGCGCCGGGCATCCTGCTCGCGCAGGCGATCGGACGCCTGGGCAACTACTTCAACCAGGAGCTGTTCGGCGGTCCGACGGATCTGCCGTGGGGCCTGCAGATCGATGAGGCGTTCCGCCCGGTCGGCTACGAGGCGTTCGCCACCTTCCATCCCACCTTCCTCTACGAGATGCTGTGGAACCTGGCGGGCGTGGGCGTGATCCTCTGGGCCGACCGTCGGTTCAAGCTCTGGGGCGGGCGCGTCTTCTGGCTGTACGTCGCCGTCTACACCTCGGGACGCCTCTGGATCGAGACCGTCCGCATCGACACCGCGGTCCACATCCTCGGCCTGCGCGTCAATGTGTGGGTGGCTGCTCTGGTCCTTGCCATGTCGATCGTCATGTTCCTCGTGATGGGCGCGCGCCAGCGGCGCCTTGCCGAGGTGCCCGCGTGGAGCACGCTCGCTGCGAGCCCCCTCCGTTCCGGGGACCGGGCCGACTCGGCGTCCTCCGCGCCCGAGGACGGCGGCGACGACGCCGATCCCGGTGCCGGTACGCTTGAGGGCGAAAGCGACGTCGTCGGCAACCCCGACGATGCGCCCAGCGCGCAGTAA
- a CDS encoding glutamate synthase subunit beta, translated as MADPRGFLKVRERELPANRPVPVRLRDWSEVKDELSKDSAQLKRQAGRCMDCGIPFCHQGCPLGNLIPEWNDLVWRDQFEDAIERLHATNNFPEFTGRICPAPCETSCVLGINQPAVTIKNVEVSIIDRAFKEGLVTPHVAQRHTGRTVAVVGSGPAGLAAAQQLTRAGHTVAVYEKDDRIGGLLRYGVPDFKMEKRHIDLRVSQMEAEGTRFRTGVSIGVDLTWEDLRARYDAVLVATGAPLPRDLPLPGRDLDGIHFAMPYLHQGNQAAAGDDVVDHITAEGKHVIVIGGGDTGSDCIGTALRQGAASVTTLAIGKKPPLERTDAMPWPTDPRVFEVSSSHEEGGARDYLASTVEFVGDSDGHVRALRVAETQYNADGSRTPTPGTEHDVPADLVLIAMGFTGPEVTALQDQARVALTPRGQIDRAENFSTSADGVFVAGDAGRGASLVVWAIAEGRAAAAAIDEYLTGSTELPAPVTARTIALRA; from the coding sequence GTGGCTGACCCGCGTGGATTCCTGAAGGTGAGGGAGCGTGAGCTGCCCGCGAACCGCCCCGTGCCCGTGCGCCTGCGCGACTGGAGCGAGGTCAAGGACGAGCTGTCCAAGGACTCGGCCCAGCTGAAGCGGCAGGCCGGCCGCTGCATGGACTGCGGCATCCCGTTCTGCCACCAGGGCTGCCCGCTCGGCAACCTGATCCCTGAGTGGAACGACCTCGTGTGGCGCGACCAGTTCGAGGACGCGATCGAACGCCTTCACGCGACGAACAACTTCCCGGAGTTCACGGGTCGCATCTGTCCTGCTCCCTGCGAGACGTCGTGCGTGCTCGGCATCAACCAGCCGGCGGTCACGATCAAGAACGTCGAGGTGTCGATCATCGACCGCGCCTTCAAGGAGGGACTGGTCACCCCGCACGTCGCTCAGCGGCACACGGGGCGCACCGTCGCCGTCGTCGGTTCAGGGCCTGCCGGTCTCGCCGCCGCGCAGCAGCTCACTCGTGCCGGGCACACGGTCGCGGTCTACGAGAAGGATGACCGGATCGGGGGTCTGCTCCGCTACGGCGTGCCCGACTTCAAGATGGAGAAGCGGCACATCGATCTGCGCGTGTCGCAGATGGAGGCGGAGGGCACCCGCTTCCGCACCGGTGTGAGCATCGGTGTGGACCTCACGTGGGAGGACCTGCGCGCGCGCTACGACGCGGTGCTGGTCGCTACCGGGGCCCCGTTGCCTCGCGACCTGCCGCTGCCTGGGCGGGATCTTGACGGCATCCACTTCGCGATGCCGTACCTGCACCAGGGAAACCAGGCCGCTGCGGGGGACGACGTCGTCGACCACATCACCGCCGAGGGCAAGCATGTGATCGTGATCGGCGGTGGCGACACCGGCTCCGACTGCATCGGCACGGCGCTGCGCCAGGGCGCCGCCTCGGTCACCACGCTGGCCATCGGCAAGAAGCCCCCGCTGGAGCGCACCGACGCCATGCCGTGGCCCACCGACCCGCGGGTGTTCGAGGTCTCGAGCAGCCACGAGGAAGGCGGCGCCCGCGACTACCTCGCGTCCACCGTCGAGTTCGTCGGAGACAGTGACGGACACGTGCGCGCACTGCGCGTCGCGGAGACCCAGTACAACGCGGATGGCTCGCGCACACCGACACCGGGGACCGAGCACGATGTGCCAGCAGACCTGGTATTGATCGCGATGGGGTTCACTGGGCCGGAGGTCACAGCGCTCCAGGATCAGGCGAGGGTAGCGTTGACCCCGCGCGGTCAGATCGACCGCGCCGAGAACTTCTCGACGTCTGCCGACGGCGTCTTCGTCGCCGGCGATGCGGGACGAGGCGCGTCGCTCGTGGTCTGGGCGATCGCCGAGGGTCGCGCGGCGGCGGCTGCCATCGATGAGTACTTGACCGGGAGCACCGAGCTCCCGGCCCCAGTGACGGCGCGCACCATTGCGCTCCGTGCATAA